Proteins encoded together in one Amblyomma americanum isolate KBUSLIRL-KWMA chromosome 1, ASM5285725v1, whole genome shotgun sequence window:
- the LOC144105343 gene encoding uncharacterized protein LOC144105343, producing MWKVESGCVTLKVAPKLTRSHIFPNGFEKMWVDLAFQVFSAPVRNALAFYKEQIESKYPNSDPTRIVIGLMANLIEAMTSRFPAEALRCLSFYSLARSPKGGNVPDGVVESLLSVEELLNETDSEEQKAESRPLRSDAAEVSVDHASYISEQSDARLIYYIAGYMARKRVLSIDCEYCKAACLMKKEDVPSSDLPTEASMQ from the exons ATGTGGAAGGTGGAGAGTGGTTGCGTCACCTTGAAGGTGGCACCAAAACTTACGAGGTCCCATATATTTCCTAATGGGTTCGAGAAGATGTGGGTAGACCTTGCTTTTCAAGTCTTTAGCGCCCCAGTTAGGAATGCTTTGGCCTTCTACAAAGAGCAAATTGAGAGCAAATACCCGAACAGCGACCCAACAAGAATTGTCATTGGGCTCATGGCTAATCTGATTGAGGCCATGACGTCCAGATTCCCAGCAGAAGCCTTAAG GTGCCTCAGTTTCTATAGTCTTGCCAGGAGTCCCAAGGGAGGTAACGTGCCTGATGGTGTAGTTGAGTCGTTGCTATCTGTGGAGGAACTGCTGAACGAGACAGACAGCGAAGAGCAAAAGGCAGAAAGCCGACCGCTCCGATCCGATGCAGCCGAAGTGTCTGTTGACCATGCTTCCTACATATCGGAACAAAGTGATGCCCGCCTTATTTATTATATCGCCGGCTACATGGCACGAAAACGCGTGCTGTCCATCGACTGTGAGTATTGCAAGGCTGCTTGCCTAATGAAGAAAGAAGACGTGCCCAGCTCTGATTTACCCACGGAAGCATCAATGCAGTGA